In Paracoccus methylovorus, a genomic segment contains:
- a CDS encoding helix-turn-helix domain-containing protein, whose translation MIGLRGNPPSHGHEESAALPPGFDDPDIRLGDLMRGERATLGKSLLDVQRELRIRASYVAAIENCDISAFDTPSFIAGYVRSYARYLGMDSDWTFRRFCQESGFQPTHGMAPAASGPKPQRRPSDPAEALANPHPIFLPKQESLWNSIEPRAIGSLLVMIVLACGLGYGGWAVLQEVQKVNLTPGDQAPGMIAALDPVQEAAEPETVESAQVNLPRPEGLDRTYRPQALEVPVLVARDGPIAAIDPGLNAPAMQPESAELAIRSAAAQDQIYGPLMPAEQVAVRTVAPDAPEVEILAARPAWVRVTSADGTVLLEKTMDAGERFALPKLEAPPVLRAGNSGAIYFAVNGRTYGPAAPGAKVVKNVELSPNALTAQFAFADVTKDPQLAEMVALASAGQSEQAPVQE comes from the coding sequence ATGATCGGGCTAAGGGGGAATCCCCCGTCTCATGGCCATGAGGAATCGGCGGCATTGCCGCCCGGTTTCGACGATCCTGATATTCGTCTCGGTGACCTGATGCGAGGCGAACGAGCCACGCTGGGCAAATCGCTTCTGGATGTCCAGCGCGAGTTGCGTATTCGTGCCTCCTATGTTGCAGCTATCGAAAACTGCGACATTTCCGCCTTTGACACGCCCAGCTTCATCGCGGGCTATGTGCGCTCTTACGCGCGCTATCTCGGTATGGATTCCGACTGGACCTTCCGGCGTTTCTGTCAGGAATCAGGCTTCCAGCCCACGCACGGCATGGCGCCCGCAGCTTCGGGACCGAAACCGCAGCGGCGGCCTTCGGACCCGGCCGAGGCGCTTGCCAATCCGCATCCGATCTTCCTGCCCAAGCAGGAAAGCCTCTGGAACTCCATCGAGCCACGCGCCATCGGCTCGCTGCTGGTGATGATCGTTCTGGCCTGCGGTTTGGGCTATGGTGGTTGGGCCGTGCTGCAAGAGGTGCAGAAGGTCAATCTGACCCCCGGCGATCAGGCTCCCGGTATGATCGCCGCGCTCGACCCGGTGCAAGAGGCTGCCGAGCCCGAGACAGTCGAATCTGCGCAGGTCAACCTGCCAAGACCCGAGGGGCTGGACCGCACCTATCGTCCGCAGGCACTTGAGGTGCCGGTATTGGTGGCCCGCGACGGACCCATCGCCGCCATCGATCCGGGGCTTAATGCGCCGGCGATGCAGCCCGAAAGTGCCGAGCTCGCGATACGCAGCGCCGCCGCTCAGGATCAAATCTATGGTCCGCTGATGCCGGCCGAACAGGTGGCGGTGCGCACGGTTGCGCCCGATGCGCCTGAGGTCGAGATCCTTGCGGCCCGCCCGGCTTGGGTGCGGGTCACTTCGGCCGATGGCACCGTGCTTCTGGAAAAGACCATGGATGCGGGCGAACGCTTTGCCTTGCCCAAGCTCGAAGCGCCGCCGGTGCTGCGGGCGGGAAACTCCGGCGCGATCTATTTCGCGGTAAACGGCCGCACTTATGGCCCGGCCGCTCCGGGGGCGAAGGTGGTCAAGAACGTCGAACTGTCGCCCAACGCGCTGACCGCGCAATTTGCCTTTGCCGATGTGACCAAGGATCCGCAGCTGGCCGAGATGGTCGCGCTGGCCTCGGCCGGCCAGTCGGAACAGGCCCCCGTACAGGAATGA
- the ispG gene encoding flavodoxin-dependent (E)-4-hydroxy-3-methylbut-2-enyl-diphosphate synthase, translating into MSHNPIRPWRNIDRRKSRQIMVGNVPVGGDAPISVQTMTNTDTSDVRATLDQILRAADVGADIVRVSTPDEASTRALREICRESPVPIVADIHFHYKRAIEAAEAGAACLRINPGNIGDAARVREVIKAAKDHGCSIRIGVNAGSLEKHLLEKYGEPCPDAMVESGLDHIRILQDNDFHEFKISVKASDVFLAAAAYQQLAEATDAPIHLGITEAGGLMSGTVKSAVGLGNLLWMGIGDTIRVSLSADLVEEVKVGFEILKGLGLRTRGVQIISCPSCARQGFDVIKTVEILEKRLEHIKTPMSLSIIGCVVNGPGEALMTDIGFTGGGAGSGMVYLAGKQNHKMTNAQMVDHIVELVEKRAAEIETTQSAAAE; encoded by the coding sequence ATGTCGCATAATCCGATCCGCCCTTGGCGCAATATCGACCGGCGCAAGTCGCGCCAGATCATGGTCGGCAATGTCCCGGTAGGGGGCGATGCGCCGATCAGCGTGCAGACCATGACCAATACGGATACGTCGGATGTGCGGGCGACGCTGGATCAGATACTCCGCGCGGCGGATGTCGGTGCCGATATCGTGCGGGTATCGACCCCGGACGAGGCTTCGACCCGGGCCCTGCGCGAGATCTGCCGTGAAAGCCCGGTGCCGATCGTGGCCGATATCCATTTCCACTACAAACGCGCCATTGAGGCGGCCGAGGCCGGCGCCGCATGTCTGCGCATCAATCCCGGCAATATCGGCGACGCCGCCCGCGTCCGCGAAGTGATCAAGGCGGCCAAGGACCACGGCTGCTCGATTCGCATCGGTGTAAATGCCGGCAGTCTGGAAAAACACCTGCTGGAAAAATATGGCGAACCGTGCCCCGATGCGATGGTGGAATCCGGCCTAGATCACATCCGTATCCTGCAAGATAACGATTTTCACGAGTTCAAGATCAGCGTGAAAGCCAGCGACGTTTTCCTTGCCGCCGCCGCCTATCAGCAACTGGCCGAGGCCACGGATGCCCCCATACACTTGGGCATCACCGAAGCGGGCGGCTTGATGTCAGGCACCGTGAAGTCGGCCGTCGGCCTTGGCAACCTTTTATGGATGGGCATCGGCGACACGATCCGCGTCAGCCTTTCGGCTGATCTGGTGGAAGAGGTCAAGGTCGGTTTCGAGATCCTGAAAGGGCTGGGCCTTCGCACCCGCGGCGTGCAGATCATTTCTTGCCCCAGTTGCGCGCGGCAGGGTTTCGACGTGATCAAGACGGTCGAGATTCTGGAAAAGCGCCTTGAGCACATCAAGACGCCGATGAGCCTGTCGATCATCGGCTGCGTGGTGAATGGCCCGGGCGAGGCGCTGATGACCGATATCGGTTTCACCGGCGGTGGGGCGGGTTCCGGCATGGTCTATCTGGCCGGCAAGCAGAACCATAAGATGACGAATGCGCAGATGGTCGATCACATCGTCGAACTGGTCGAGAAGCGCGCGGCCGAGATCGAGACCACGCAATCCGCCGCCGCCGAATAA
- a CDS encoding DsbA family protein, with protein MKAILTAALLTATALPAAAFDPANMTETEKAAFGEAVRDYLMANPDVLIESINVLEERRLADESKNDELLVENNSKAIFEDGHSWIGGNPEGDVTLVEFIDYRCGVCKRVSPDVEKLISADGNIRWILKEFPILTQESDMAARFAVAVQQEAGPDAYKKAHDALMESRGPVNLESLAKLAGDLDLDSQAVLNRMNTEDVSAVLRKNHQLAEQMRIMGTPTFIIDGEMLRGMPAEGLESTVARAREAKTEG; from the coding sequence ATGAAAGCCATTCTGACCGCCGCCCTGCTGACGGCGACCGCCCTGCCCGCCGCCGCCTTCGATCCGGCGAACATGACCGAGACCGAAAAGGCTGCCTTTGGCGAAGCAGTGCGCGACTATCTGATGGCCAATCCCGACGTGCTGATCGAGTCGATCAACGTGCTGGAAGAGCGCCGCCTTGCCGACGAGTCCAAGAACGACGAGTTGCTGGTGGAAAACAACAGCAAGGCGATCTTCGAGGATGGCCATAGCTGGATCGGCGGCAATCCCGAGGGCGACGTGACCCTTGTCGAGTTCATCGACTATCGCTGCGGCGTCTGCAAGCGGGTCAGCCCGGATGTGGAAAAACTGATTTCGGCTGATGGCAATATCCGCTGGATCCTGAAGGAGTTCCCGATCCTGACCCAGGAAAGCGACATGGCCGCACGTTTCGCCGTCGCAGTGCAGCAAGAGGCCGGGCCGGATGCCTATAAAAAGGCGCATGACGCGCTGATGGAATCGCGCGGACCGGTCAATCTGGAAAGCCTGGCCAAGCTTGCCGGCGATCTGGACCTGGACAGCCAAGCCGTTTTGAACCGCATGAACACCGAAGATGTCTCGGCCGTCTTGCGCAAGAACCACCAGCTTGCCGAGCAAATGCGTATCATGGGCACGCCCACATTCATCATCGATGGCGAGATGCTGCGCGGGATGCCGGCCGAAGGGCTGGAAAGCACCGTCGCCCGAGCGCGCGAGGCAAAGACCGAGGGCTGA
- a CDS encoding pyridoxal phosphate-dependent aminotransferase → MRQSRRGQVDPFIVMDVMEAARKAEAQGRRIIHMEVGQPSTPAPMGARRALAASLDRPLGYTVALGLPELRQSIAQLYRRWYGLDLDPQRVVITPGSSGAFILAFSALFDAGERVALGEPGYPSYRQILRAMSLQPVGIQTRAEDRYQPRPQDLPTDAQGLILASPGNPSGTVLRREELAGLTARAAELGMSVISDEIYHGLDYGAGFHSALEVSDDVFVINSFSKYFSMTGWRVGWMVVPESMIRTVERIAQNMFICPPHASQVAALAAMDCVDEAEANLAVYAANRQLMLDRLPRIGFSRIAPPEGAFYIYADVSDLTENSLNFAAEILEKAGVAVTPGLDFDPRRGARTLRFSYAAGTAEITEGLDRLAAFMAVR, encoded by the coding sequence ATGAGACAATCCCGCCGCGGCCAGGTCGATCCCTTTATCGTCATGGATGTGATGGAAGCCGCCCGCAAGGCCGAGGCGCAGGGGCGACGCATCATTCATATGGAGGTGGGCCAGCCCTCGACCCCCGCGCCGATGGGCGCGCGCCGTGCGCTGGCTGCGTCTCTTGACCGGCCGCTGGGCTATACGGTTGCGCTGGGTCTGCCAGAGTTGCGTCAAAGCATCGCACAGCTTTACCGGCGCTGGTACGGGCTCGATCTTGATCCGCAGCGGGTGGTGATCACGCCGGGCTCCAGCGGGGCTTTCATCCTGGCGTTTTCGGCGCTGTTCGACGCGGGCGAGCGGGTGGCGCTGGGTGAGCCGGGCTATCCCAGCTATCGCCAGATCCTGCGCGCCATGTCGCTGCAGCCCGTCGGCATCCAGACCAGGGCCGAGGATCGCTATCAACCCCGCCCGCAGGATTTGCCGACGGATGCGCAGGGGCTGATCCTTGCCTCGCCCGGCAATCCCTCCGGCACGGTGCTGCGCCGCGAGGAACTGGCGGGTTTGACCGCGCGCGCGGCCGAATTGGGGATGAGCGTCATCTCGGACGAGATCTATCACGGGTTGGATTACGGTGCGGGATTTCATTCCGCGCTGGAGGTGTCGGACGACGTGTTCGTCATCAACAGCTTCTCAAAGTATTTCAGCATGACGGGCTGGCGCGTCGGTTGGATGGTGGTGCCCGAAAGCATGATCCGCACCGTTGAACGGATTGCACAGAACATGTTCATCTGCCCGCCGCATGCAAGCCAGGTCGCTGCCCTCGCCGCCATGGACTGCGTCGATGAGGCCGAGGCCAATCTGGCAGTCTATGCCGCGAACCGCCAGTTGATGCTGGACCGGCTGCCCAGGATCGGCTTTTCCCGCATCGCCCCGCCCGAGGGCGCATTCTATATTTATGCCGACGTGTCGGACCTGACTGAAAACAGCCTGAACTTTGCTGCGGAAATTCTTGAAAAAGCTGGGGTCGCGGTGACGCCGGGTCTGGATTTCGACCCGCGTCGCGGCGCGCGGACACTGCGCTTCAGCTATGCCGCCGGGACAGCCGAGATTACCGAAGGACTGGACCGGCTGGCAGCATTCATGGCGGTCCGATGA
- a CDS encoding N-acetylmuramoyl-L-alanine amidase: protein MRWLCAVLLLLLAWPALADNGGRSALATVDLTQSSLTAEGRDRGKPRPMELRLTLSQPVPYRVYFLDGPPRLVVDFREIDFSGTEAEALPGRDLVPALRWGRFRPGWSRLVMELPGPYALRLAVQSPAEGGARGALVKLRIEPVGQKDFVTRGNALSALWDLPTPADVTALPPRRTGERPLRVALDPGHGGHDPGAQVGAISEAALMLSFARELTEILTRAGFEVVATRNDDNFIPLERRMTIARAKQADLFISLHADALPAGEAAGLSIYMWNPQADDRATRELAMRHDRADLLAGLDLAGTDDQLADVLMDLVRTETHPRSEAFAKFTVSELNRAGIAMHRTPVRGAAFSVLKSPDIPSVLIELGFLTDAGDRANLFDPDWRARTAQALTQAISLWAQDDAARAVLLRK, encoded by the coding sequence ATGAGATGGCTTTGCGCGGTCTTGTTGCTGCTGCTGGCGTGGCCCGCGCTGGCCGACAACGGCGGGCGCTCGGCCTTGGCAACCGTCGATCTGACGCAGTCTTCGCTGACGGCCGAGGGGCGGGACCGGGGCAAGCCGCGCCCGATGGAACTGCGGTTGACGCTTAGCCAGCCGGTGCCTTACCGGGTCTATTTCCTTGACGGTCCGCCGCGTCTGGTGGTCGATTTCCGCGAGATCGATTTTTCCGGCACCGAAGCCGAGGCATTGCCGGGCCGCGATCTGGTGCCGGCACTGCGCTGGGGGCGGTTCCGCCCGGGCTGGTCGCGTCTGGTGATGGAGTTGCCCGGCCCCTATGCGTTGCGCCTTGCGGTGCAAAGCCCGGCCGAAGGTGGTGCCCGCGGCGCGCTGGTCAAGCTGCGTATCGAGCCGGTTGGCCAAAAGGATTTCGTTACCCGCGGCAATGCGCTGTCTGCGCTTTGGGACCTGCCGACGCCAGCCGATGTAACGGCCCTGCCACCGCGCCGCACGGGCGAGCGCCCCTTGCGTGTGGCACTGGACCCCGGTCATGGCGGCCACGATCCCGGCGCGCAGGTGGGCGCGATCAGCGAGGCGGCGCTGATGCTGAGCTTTGCCCGCGAACTTACTGAGATCCTGACCCGCGCCGGGTTCGAGGTCGTCGCCACCCGCAACGACGACAATTTCATCCCGTTGGAGCGGCGCATGACCATCGCGCGCGCGAAACAGGCCGATCTGTTCATCTCTTTGCATGCCGATGCGCTGCCGGCGGGCGAGGCGGCGGGGCTGTCGATCTATATGTGGAACCCGCAGGCCGACGACCGCGCCACACGTGAACTGGCCATGCGTCATGACCGGGCCGATCTGCTGGCCGGGCTGGATCTGGCCGGAACCGACGATCAACTGGCCGATGTCCTGATGGATCTGGTGCGGACCGAGACGCATCCACGTTCCGAGGCATTTGCCAAATTCACGGTATCCGAGCTTAATCGGGCGGGTATCGCCATGCACCGCACCCCGGTGCGCGGTGCGGCGTTTTCGGTGCTGAAATCGCCCGACATTCCCTCGGTCCTGATCGAGCTGGGCTTTCTGACCGATGCCGGCGACCGGGCCAATCTGTTCGACCCGGACTGGCGCGCGCGTACTGCGCAAGCGCTGACTCAGGCGATCAGCCTGTGGGCGCAAGATGATGCTGCCCGTGCAGTTTTGCTGCGTAAATAG
- a CDS encoding penicillin-binding protein 1A gives MLRFLLSFVGAIFSWFVTAIFFIALTVGAVFWMYSRDLPSHEQLAQYAPKTISRIYSAEGRLIDEFAEERRIFVPIDEIPPLVKQAFVSAEDKHFYSHHGFDPMGMGKAALDAISSGGRNLRGASTITQQVMKNFLLSSDRSVERKIKELILATRLESTLSKDQILELYLNEIFLGQNSFGVAAAAQSYFNKPLTELTPHEAATLAAMPKAPGRYHPVRAKEALTERRDYVLREMWQNGYIDQATYEAEVQQPLRSVQNGDFPAFQEQLPPRDYFTDEIRRQLSAQFGAEEFFGGGLAIRATIDPKLQNVAAHALQQALEKYDRGRGVWRGTRVRIPAEQLGDEAVWRAALSDADVPRDIEGWFPAVVLALDKADATIGIEDQQGTATIPAKDVQWARKRHADGTLGAKAKVASDLLELGDVVLVRRMVSDSDGSFIRWTLRQVPEVQGGFMAMDVNTGRVIAMQGGFSYQSSVFNRATQAQRQPGSSFKPFVYAAALDSGFNPATIIVDEPITLNTPQGLWTPKNASGRFYGPTPMRTGIEQSRNLMTIRIAQDIGMDTVAKYAEKFGVYDHLGHFLANSLGAQETTLFKMVAAYAMFANGGERVEPTLVDRVQDRRGRTIYRHDQSECVTCAQPSLPPGAAPQIRSNREQVMDAITAYQLTSMLEGVVKRGSGRGVSLPVPVAGKTGTTNDAKDVWFIGFTSNIVAGCYLGYDQPRTLGSNAFGGTLCVPVFNEFMQEAVKEFGGTAFKVPPGGHFVNIDRFSGAILGPDAKGDNVIAEYFRDGQDLSGIALIDGGFGRADPGTLPLFTEGRDSGQAVTTSTGKKRVIPKKADFGTLSSGGLY, from the coding sequence TTGCTGCGCTTCCTGCTGTCCTTCGTCGGTGCGATCTTTTCATGGTTCGTGACCGCAATCTTTTTCATCGCCCTGACAGTCGGCGCGGTGTTCTGGATGTATTCGCGCGACCTGCCAAGCCATGAGCAACTGGCCCAATATGCGCCCAAGACCATCAGCCGGATCTATTCCGCAGAAGGGCGGCTGATCGACGAATTTGCCGAGGAACGTCGCATTTTCGTGCCCATCGACGAAATCCCGCCGTTGGTAAAGCAGGCCTTCGTCAGCGCCGAGGACAAGCATTTCTACAGCCATCACGGCTTTGACCCGATGGGCATGGGCAAGGCGGCGCTGGATGCGATCAGTTCGGGCGGACGCAACCTGCGCGGTGCCTCGACCATCACCCAGCAGGTGATGAAGAACTTTCTGCTGTCCAGCGATCGCAGCGTCGAGCGCAAGATCAAGGAACTGATCCTGGCCACCCGGCTGGAATCGACCCTGTCCAAGGACCAGATCCTTGAGCTTTACCTCAACGAGATCTTTCTGGGCCAAAACAGTTTTGGCGTGGCGGCTGCGGCGCAAAGCTATTTCAACAAGCCGCTGACCGAACTTACCCCGCACGAGGCTGCGACGCTGGCTGCAATGCCCAAGGCTCCGGGCCGCTATCACCCGGTCCGCGCCAAGGAGGCCCTGACCGAACGGCGCGATTACGTCCTGCGCGAGATGTGGCAAAACGGCTATATAGATCAAGCCACTTACGAGGCAGAGGTGCAGCAGCCGCTGCGCTCGGTGCAGAATGGCGACTTCCCTGCCTTTCAGGAGCAGTTGCCGCCTCGCGATTATTTCACCGACGAGATTCGGCGCCAGCTTTCCGCGCAATTCGGCGCCGAGGAATTCTTTGGCGGCGGTCTGGCCATCCGGGCGACCATCGATCCCAAGCTGCAGAACGTGGCCGCACATGCGCTGCAACAGGCGCTAGAAAAATACGACCGCGGCCGCGGTGTCTGGCGCGGCACCCGCGTCCGTATCCCTGCCGAGCAACTGGGCGATGAAGCGGTGTGGCGCGCGGCGCTGTCCGATGCCGATGTGCCGCGCGATATCGAGGGCTGGTTCCCGGCCGTCGTTCTGGCGCTGGACAAGGCCGACGCCACCATCGGCATCGAGGATCAGCAAGGCACGGCCACCATACCCGCCAAGGACGTGCAATGGGCGCGCAAGCGGCATGCCGACGGCACGCTGGGGGCCAAGGCCAAGGTCGCATCGGATCTGCTGGAGCTTGGCGATGTGGTGCTGGTGCGCCGTATGGTCAGCGACAGTGACGGCAGCTTTATCCGTTGGACCCTGCGTCAGGTGCCCGAAGTTCAGGGCGGTTTCATGGCCATGGACGTCAACACCGGCCGCGTCATCGCCATGCAGGGCGGCTTCAGCTATCAAAGCTCGGTTTTCAACCGCGCGACGCAGGCGCAGCGCCAGCCGGGGTCAAGCTTCAAGCCTTTCGTCTATGCGGCGGCGCTGGATTCAGGCTTCAACCCGGCCACCATCATCGTCGATGAGCCCATCACTCTGAACACGCCGCAGGGACTGTGGACCCCAAAGAACGCCAGCGGCAGGTTCTATGGCCCCACCCCGATGCGCACAGGCATCGAGCAGTCGCGCAACCTGATGACCATCCGTATCGCCCAGGATATTGGCATGGATACGGTGGCCAAATATGCCGAGAAATTCGGGGTCTACGACCATCTTGGCCATTTCCTTGCCAACAGTCTCGGGGCGCAGGAAACGACCCTGTTCAAGATGGTCGCGGCCTATGCCATGTTCGCCAACGGCGGCGAGCGGGTGGAACCTACCCTGGTCGACCGCGTGCAGGACCGGCGCGGACGCACCATCTATCGCCATGACCAAAGCGAATGCGTGACCTGCGCCCAGCCCTCGCTGCCGCCCGGTGCCGCGCCCCAGATCCGCTCGAACCGCGAGCAGGTGATGGACGCGATTACCGCCTATCAGCTGACTTCGATGCTGGAAGGCGTGGTCAAGCGCGGCTCGGGACGCGGGGTCAGCCTGCCCGTGCCCGTCGCGGGCAAGACCGGCACCACGAATGATGCCAAGGACGTGTGGTTCATCGGTTTCACCTCGAACATCGTGGCCGGATGCTATCTGGGTTATGACCAGCCGCGCACGCTGGGTTCGAACGCCTTTGGCGGCACGCTTTGCGTGCCGGTCTTCAACGAGTTCATGCAAGAGGCGGTCAAGGAATTCGGCGGCACCGCCTTCAAGGTTCCGCCCGGCGGACATTTCGTCAACATCGACCGCTTCAGTGGCGCGATCCTTGGACCGGACGCCAAGGGTGACAACGTGATCGCCGAATATTTCCGCGATGGTCAGGATCTGTCCGGTATCGCATTGATCGACGGCGGTTTTGGCCGGGCCGATCCGGGCACGCTGCCGCTGTTTACCGAAGGACGCGATAGCGGGCAGGCGGTGACCACCTCGACCGGCAAGAAAAGGGTGATCCCGAAAAAGGCCGATTTCGGCACCCTGTCCTCGGGCGGGCTGTATTAG
- the prfB gene encoding peptide chain release factor 2, which yields MRAETQATIEAIRKSLKLLGQRMDWETAPHRLEELNAMIEAGDIWSDPARAQKLMRDRQMLSDAVETYRRIETELSDNAELIELGEAEGDAEIVADAEAALKSLAEMAAQKELEALLNGEADGNDTFLEINAGAGGTESADWASMLARMYVRWAEKKGYNVELLSETPGEEAGIRSAAYKISGPNAYGWLKSESGVHRLVRISPYDSAARRHTSFSSVWVYPVVDDNIEITIPDNEIRIDTYRSSGAGGQHVNTTDSAVRITHLPTGIVVTSSEKSQHQNRANAMAALKARLYQQELDKRNAVINAQHEAKGDAGWGNQIRSYVLHPYQMVKDLRTGHETSDTQGVLDGALDSFMAATLALDVAGKSRAEAQAED from the coding sequence ATGCGCGCCGAAACCCAAGCCACCATCGAGGCGATCCGCAAATCGCTGAAACTGCTCGGCCAGCGCATGGACTGGGAAACCGCCCCGCACCGGCTGGAAGAACTGAACGCCATGATCGAGGCCGGCGATATCTGGTCCGATCCGGCGCGCGCCCAGAAGCTGATGCGCGACCGGCAGATGCTGTCGGATGCGGTCGAAACCTATCGCCGCATCGAAACCGAGCTGTCCGACAATGCCGAATTGATCGAGCTGGGCGAAGCCGAGGGCGATGCCGAGATTGTCGCCGATGCCGAGGCTGCGCTGAAATCGCTGGCGGAAATGGCGGCGCAAAAAGAGCTTGAGGCGCTTTTGAACGGTGAGGCGGACGGCAACGACACCTTCCTGGAAATCAACGCCGGCGCCGGCGGCACGGAAAGCGCCGACTGGGCCAGCATGCTTGCACGGATGTATGTCCGCTGGGCCGAGAAAAAAGGCTATAACGTCGAGCTTTTGTCCGAAACCCCCGGCGAAGAGGCGGGCATTCGTTCGGCAGCCTACAAGATCTCGGGCCCCAATGCCTATGGCTGGCTGAAGTCGGAATCGGGGGTGCATCGGCTGGTGCGTATCTCGCCCTATGATTCGGCGGCGCGGCGGCATACCTCGTTCAGTTCGGTCTGGGTCTACCCGGTGGTGGATGACAATATCGAGATCACCATCCCCGACAATGAGATCCGCATCGATACCTATCGCTCGTCCGGGGCGGGCGGACAGCACGTCAACACAACCGATTCGGCGGTGCGTATCACCCACCTGCCGACCGGGATCGTTGTGACCAGTTCGGAGAAATCCCAGCACCAGAACCGGGCAAACGCCATGGCGGCGCTGAAGGCGCGGCTGTACCAGCAGGAACTGGACAAGCGCAACGCCGTGATCAACGCCCAGCACGAGGCCAAGGGCGATGCCGGCTGGGGCAACCAGATCCGTTCCTATGTGCTGCACCCCTATCAGATGGTGAAGGACTTGCGCACCGGGCACGAGACCTCGGACACGCAAGGGGTGCTGGACGGCGCTTTGGACAGCTTCATGGCCGCCACTCTGGCTTTGGATGTGGCCGGCAAGTCGCGGGCCGAGGCGCAGGCCGAGGACTGA
- a CDS encoding patatin-like phospholipase family protein, whose protein sequence is MEVKRINLALQGGGAHGAFAWGVLDRLLDEPGIEIRGISGTSAGALNGAALAAGLSCGPGGRGREAARENLAHIWSQVGQVSDNSVVRWLHSMFPVPRGWQRLTELFSPVAWLGSLTRVFSPYDSGPFYTNPLGAILREMPHPRLGREEGPALFVTATNVRTGLVRVFGGAEVTVEAVLASACLPELFRAVELDDPLTGRREAYWDGGYSGNPALFPLYRADLPRDVVIVNINPMLRDAIPKTPAAIQDRVNEISFNAALLSELRAINFVKRLFAEDRLTGRPMKNVLLHAIMDEELMNSLSASTKLLPNPGLLQRMHDAGMEAAEQFLERDAGNIGERDSYDVSRLFGAR, encoded by the coding sequence ATGGAAGTGAAGCGGATCAACCTGGCCCTGCAAGGCGGCGGCGCGCATGGCGCCTTTGCCTGGGGTGTTTTGGATCGGCTGCTGGACGAGCCCGGAATTGAGATCCGGGGCATCAGCGGCACTTCGGCCGGGGCGCTTAACGGGGCGGCTTTGGCGGCGGGCTTGTCCTGCGGGCCCGGCGGGCGCGGGCGCGAGGCTGCGCGCGAGAATCTGGCCCATATCTGGTCGCAGGTCGGGCAGGTCAGCGACAACTCCGTCGTGCGCTGGCTGCATTCGATGTTCCCGGTGCCGCGAGGCTGGCAAAGGCTGACAGAGCTGTTCTCGCCCGTGGCGTGGCTGGGATCATTGACCCGGGTGTTCAGCCCCTATGATTCGGGACCGTTCTATACCAACCCGCTGGGCGCGATCCTGCGCGAGATGCCGCATCCTCGTCTGGGGCGAGAAGAGGGGCCGGCGCTGTTCGTTACCGCGACCAATGTGCGCACCGGGCTGGTGCGGGTGTTTGGCGGGGCCGAGGTGACGGTGGAGGCTGTGCTGGCATCGGCCTGCCTGCCGGAATTATTCCGTGCCGTCGAACTGGACGATCCCCTGACGGGGCGGCGCGAGGCTTATTGGGACGGCGGCTATTCCGGCAATCCGGCGCTGTTTCCGCTGTATCGCGCCGACTTGCCCCGCGACGTCGTGATCGTGAATATCAACCCGATGCTGCGCGACGCGATCCCCAAGACCCCGGCCGCGATTCAGGACCGGGTGAACGAGATCAGCTTCAACGCAGCACTTCTGTCCGAGTTGCGGGCGATCAACTTCGTCAAGCGGCTGTTTGCCGAAGACCGGCTGACCGGGCGGCCGATGAAAAACGTGCTGCTGCACGCGATCATGGACGAAGAGCTTATGAATTCGCTGAGCGCCAGCACCAAGCTGCTTCCCAATCCCGGCCTGCTGCAGCGCATGCATGATGCAGGGATGGAGGCAGCCGAGCAGTTTCTGGAACGCGATGCCGGCAATATCGGTGAACGCGATTCATATGATGTGTCGCGGTTGTTCGGCGCTCGCTAG